In Labilibaculum sp. DW002, one DNA window encodes the following:
- a CDS encoding OmpA family protein, with translation MPTRQFQELQNKQENCQDELEMVKEKNLELSEANTELSGRLEVLDEKYKNLLSDTLDISRRLQSARERLNRIEKSNQDLLSQLAGMQAGNAKETKVLLGQIKKAQNELRLREDEVLALEKEMNARKRKLDALQAELNRRDKRLQELESALNRKDEVVRALKQKVMNALTGFEGNGLSITTKNGKVYVSMDEKLLFKSGSYQVDQRGVEALGHLAGVLAQNKDINVMIEGHTDNVPYNGSGALKDNWDLSVKRATSIVRILVRNKQIDAKRLTVAGRSKYVPIDSNASAVGRSKNRRTEIILTPKLDELFKILETN, from the coding sequence GTGCCTACAAGACAATTTCAAGAGCTTCAAAACAAGCAAGAAAATTGCCAGGATGAATTAGAAATGGTTAAGGAAAAAAACCTTGAATTGAGTGAGGCAAATACTGAATTAAGTGGAAGATTGGAGGTTTTAGATGAGAAATATAAAAACTTACTGTCCGATACACTTGATATATCTAGAAGACTGCAATCAGCTCGAGAACGATTAAACAGAATTGAAAAAAGCAATCAGGATTTACTAAGTCAATTGGCAGGAATGCAAGCTGGTAATGCAAAAGAGACAAAAGTTTTGCTTGGGCAGATAAAAAAAGCACAAAATGAACTTCGCTTGCGCGAGGATGAGGTTTTGGCTTTGGAAAAAGAAATGAATGCACGAAAGCGTAAGTTGGATGCCTTACAAGCCGAGCTAAATAGGAGAGATAAGCGCTTGCAAGAGTTAGAGTCTGCTTTAAATAGAAAAGATGAAGTAGTTCGCGCCTTAAAACAAAAGGTAATGAATGCATTAACTGGTTTTGAAGGGAATGGACTGTCGATTACTACGAAAAATGGGAAAGTATATGTTTCCATGGATGAAAAGCTACTATTCAAATCGGGAAGCTATCAAGTTGACCAAAGAGGAGTTGAAGCATTAGGGCATTTAGCTGGAGTTCTGGCTCAAAATAAAGATATCAATGTAATGATTGAAGGACATACCGACAATGTTCCTTACAATGGAAGCGGAGCACTAAAAGACAATTGGGATTTAAGTGTAAAAAGAGCTACCTCAATTGTTCGTATTCTGGTTCGTAACAAACAGATTGATGCCAAAAGATTAACCGTTGCCGGTCGTAGCAAGTATGTTCCTATCGATTCAAATGCTTCAGCTGTTGGTCGTAGCAAAAACCGTAGAACCGAAATTATATTAACGCCAAAATTGGATGAATTATTCAAGATATTGGAAACAAATTAA
- the dxs gene encoding 1-deoxy-D-xylulose-5-phosphate synthase — protein MAKSEKPLLDQINFPSDLKKVSEDDLIQVCTELRQEIIEQVSCNPGHFGASLGVVELSVALHYVLNTPYDNLIWDVGHQAYGHKILTGRKDLFHTNRQYKGISGFPNRGESEYDAFTVGHSSTSISAALGMAVSAQLSDEKDRKTVAVIGDGSMTAGLAFEGLNNAATNNADLLVILNDNNMAIDPNVGGLSEYLLDITTSQTYNKVKNDVWRFLGKFNRVNPNTQKLFQKVEHGIKTILLKQSNLFEALNFRYFGPVDGHNVNHMVKVLSDLQKIPGPKILHCITKKGKGFEPAELNQTYWHAPAKFDASTGEILKKESDSPKIPKFQEVFGNTLVELAEKNDKIVGITPAMPTGSSLNIMMEKMPDRAFDVGIAEQHAVTFAGGLAANGKIPFCAIYSSFMQRAYDQVIHDVALQNVDVVFCLDRGGLVGADGATHHGVYDLAFFRCIPNMTISSPLDAIELRNLMFTAQQGNMGPFSIRYPRGKGRIIDWQKPFEILPVGKGQKLRDGKDLAILSIGPIGMQASDAIDELEKEGHSIAHYDMRFLKPIDKELLHEVFTKHKQIITIEDGCIIGGLGSAILEFMSEHDYYAKVKRLGVPDKWVEQGTQQELYRECGYDKNGIVKTVVAALSKQIN, from the coding sequence ATGGCCAAGTCTGAGAAACCACTATTGGATCAAATCAACTTCCCATCCGACCTAAAAAAGGTCTCTGAAGATGATCTAATTCAAGTTTGTACAGAGCTTCGTCAGGAGATTATCGAACAAGTTTCTTGTAACCCAGGCCATTTTGGTGCCAGCCTTGGTGTTGTTGAACTCAGTGTTGCCTTACACTATGTTTTAAACACGCCTTACGATAATCTGATATGGGATGTTGGACACCAAGCTTATGGGCATAAAATCTTAACTGGTCGAAAAGATCTTTTTCATACAAACCGACAATATAAAGGAATAAGTGGTTTCCCCAATCGTGGTGAAAGCGAATACGATGCTTTTACCGTAGGTCACTCCTCAACATCCATTTCAGCTGCACTTGGTATGGCAGTTTCAGCTCAGTTGAGTGATGAAAAAGATAGAAAAACAGTTGCTGTAATTGGTGATGGTTCGATGACAGCTGGCTTAGCTTTCGAAGGCTTAAATAATGCGGCTACAAACAATGCTGACTTGCTAGTGATTTTAAATGATAACAATATGGCTATCGATCCCAATGTGGGTGGATTAAGTGAATACTTGTTAGACATTACAACTTCACAAACATATAACAAGGTAAAGAATGACGTTTGGCGTTTTCTTGGAAAATTTAATCGAGTAAATCCAAATACCCAAAAATTATTTCAGAAAGTAGAACATGGTATCAAAACTATTCTACTGAAACAAAGTAATTTGTTCGAAGCCTTAAATTTCAGATACTTTGGACCTGTTGATGGACATAATGTGAATCATATGGTCAAAGTTCTAAGTGATTTGCAAAAAATCCCAGGACCCAAAATCCTACATTGTATCACAAAAAAAGGAAAAGGTTTTGAACCTGCAGAGTTAAATCAAACTTACTGGCATGCTCCGGCTAAATTTGATGCTAGCACAGGTGAGATATTAAAGAAAGAGTCTGATTCTCCTAAAATTCCAAAATTCCAAGAAGTTTTTGGAAATACACTTGTTGAGTTAGCCGAAAAAAATGATAAGATTGTAGGTATTACACCTGCTATGCCAACGGGGTCATCATTGAATATCATGATGGAAAAAATGCCAGACAGAGCCTTTGACGTGGGAATAGCAGAACAACATGCTGTTACCTTTGCTGGTGGATTAGCTGCAAATGGAAAAATTCCATTCTGTGCTATCTATTCATCATTTATGCAACGTGCCTACGATCAAGTAATTCACGATGTTGCCCTACAAAATGTAGATGTTGTTTTCTGTTTAGACAGAGGTGGTTTGGTTGGTGCCGATGGTGCTACTCATCATGGTGTGTACGATCTTGCCTTTTTCAGATGCATTCCTAATATGACAATTTCTTCTCCTTTGGATGCTATCGAGCTGAGAAATTTGATGTTTACGGCTCAACAAGGAAATATGGGACCATTCTCTATCCGTTACCCAAGAGGGAAAGGCCGTATCATTGATTGGCAAAAGCCTTTTGAAATTCTTCCGGTTGGTAAAGGTCAAAAGTTGAGAGATGGAAAAGATTTAGCAATTCTATCTATCGGACCAATTGGTATGCAAGCAAGCGATGCCATCGATGAACTGGAAAAAGAAGGCCATTCAATTGCTCATTATGATATGCGTTTTCTTAAACCTATCGATAAAGAACTACTACACGAAGTTTTTACAAAACACAAGCAAATCATTACTATTGAGGATGGATGCATTATTGGAGGACTAGGATCAGCCATACTTGAATTCATGAGTGAACATGACTATTACGCCAAAGTAAAACGTTTGGGTGTACCTGATAAATGGGTAGAACAAGGTACTCAACAAGAGTTGTACCGAGAATGTGGCTACGACAAAAATGGTATTGTTAAAACTGTTGTTGCCGCTTTAAGTAAGCAAATCAACTAA
- a CDS encoding aminopeptidase C: MKIRLLLTAILTFALCQVSFAKKDEETKKSYQFTIEKQLASTPVKDQHRSGTCWAYAMNSFLESELIRKGKGEFDLSEMFIVNRNYHLRAKDYVRFHGMKSFSAGAEGWDALNVIKKFGILPQEVYTGNTFDETLPVHGEMDAILKAYVDAVVKNKNKKLTPIWRKGFDGVLDAYLGEIPESFTYKGKEYTAESFTSDLGLNMDDYVTITSYTHHPFYESFIFEGADNWSLGEVLNVPMDEMMQVVDHAIEKGYTIAWGSDVSEKGFAFRKGVAVVPETESKNMADSEISKWQNMSRDQKSAYGTDYPVKEKEITQEMRQVAFDNYESTEDHMMHIVGTAKDQNGTKYYLVKNSWGTDRNEYGGFFYASEAWIKYKSISVMLHKDALPIEIAKKLRLK, encoded by the coding sequence ATGAAAATTAGATTATTATTAACTGCTATTCTAACATTTGCTTTGTGCCAAGTTTCGTTCGCTAAAAAGGATGAGGAAACTAAGAAATCGTATCAGTTTACCATTGAAAAACAATTGGCATCTACACCAGTAAAAGATCAGCACCGTTCGGGAACTTGTTGGGCTTATGCTATGAATTCTTTCTTAGAGTCGGAATTGATTCGTAAGGGTAAAGGCGAATTCGATCTTTCAGAAATGTTTATTGTAAATAGAAACTACCATTTAAGAGCTAAAGATTATGTGCGTTTTCATGGCATGAAGAGTTTCTCGGCAGGAGCTGAAGGTTGGGATGCTTTGAATGTGATTAAGAAGTTTGGCATTCTTCCACAAGAAGTATACACAGGAAATACCTTTGATGAGACATTGCCTGTTCATGGTGAAATGGATGCTATTTTAAAAGCTTACGTAGATGCGGTAGTTAAAAATAAGAACAAAAAGCTTACGCCGATTTGGAGAAAAGGTTTCGACGGTGTTTTAGATGCTTATTTAGGCGAAATTCCAGAATCATTTACTTACAAAGGGAAGGAATACACTGCAGAATCATTCACTTCTGATTTAGGCTTAAACATGGACGATTATGTGACAATCACCTCTTATACACATCATCCATTTTATGAGAGCTTTATTTTTGAAGGAGCCGATAATTGGTCATTGGGCGAAGTTTTAAATGTTCCAATGGATGAAATGATGCAGGTTGTTGATCATGCTATTGAGAAAGGGTATACAATTGCTTGGGGGAGCGATGTGAGTGAGAAAGGATTTGCTTTTAGAAAAGGTGTTGCAGTTGTGCCTGAAACGGAGTCGAAAAATATGGCAGATTCAGAAATCTCAAAATGGCAGAATATGAGTCGTGATCAAAAATCAGCTTATGGAACGGACTATCCTGTAAAGGAAAAAGAAATTACTCAGGAAATGCGTCAGGTAGCATTCGATAATTATGAATCAACTGAAGATCATATGATGCATATTGTAGGAACGGCTAAAGATCAGAATGGAACGAAATACTACTTGGTGAAAAATTCATGGGGAACCGACAGAAATGAGTACGGAGGATTTTTTTACGCTTCGGAAGCATGGATAAAGTATAAGAGTATATCTGTAATGCTTCATAAAGATGCACTTCCTATTGAAATAGCTAAAAAACTTCGATTGAAATAG
- a CDS encoding SulP family inorganic anion transporter gives MVEFFKRKAANSKDDILSGLTVALALVPEAVAFAFVAGVDPLVGLYAAFMIGLITSIFGGRPGMISGATGALAVVMVSLVKDGNQMGLDMVEPVQNMGLNYLFATVVLAGVLQFLAGVFKFGKFVRLIPHPVMMGFVNGLAIVIFMSQLGMFKDISGAEPTWLQGIELYTMVGLVVLTMGIMYLLPKVTTKVPAALAAILTVSAIAIFSGLDVSTVGSFIRDGGGTGLKGGLPSFQTQLFTLVPFDLTTIKFILPYAAIIAAIGLIESLMTLNLLDEITETRGNGNRECMAQGAANIVTGFFGGMGGCAMIGQSLINVKSGGRGRLSGIIAALTLLAFILFASPLIEQVPIAALVGVMFMVVIGTFAWATFNVLLKIPKADAFVLILVSGLTVVFDLAIAVLVGVIVSALAFSWDNARKIRARKSNREDGTKVYEIWGPLFFGSITTFNNKFDIENDPESVEIDFIDSRVADHSGIEAISNLVAKYEAAGKTIKLKHLSDDCITLLQRADTHFNSVILRDIDDPRYYVVTDKVKIE, from the coding sequence ATGGTAGAATTTTTCAAACGGAAAGCCGCGAATTCAAAAGATGATATTCTTTCAGGTTTAACAGTTGCTTTAGCACTTGTTCCGGAAGCCGTAGCATTTGCCTTTGTAGCGGGAGTTGATCCATTAGTTGGTCTATATGCAGCTTTCATGATTGGGTTGATTACTTCAATTTTCGGTGGTCGTCCGGGAATGATTTCAGGAGCAACCGGAGCATTAGCAGTTGTGATGGTTAGTCTTGTAAAAGATGGAAACCAAATGGGACTTGATATGGTAGAACCTGTTCAGAATATGGGTTTAAATTATCTGTTCGCAACCGTCGTTCTGGCTGGAGTTCTTCAGTTTTTAGCTGGTGTATTCAAGTTTGGTAAATTTGTCAGACTCATTCCTCATCCAGTCATGATGGGATTTGTTAATGGTTTGGCCATTGTAATTTTCATGTCGCAATTAGGCATGTTTAAAGATATTTCGGGAGCAGAACCAACTTGGTTACAAGGAATAGAGCTGTACACTATGGTTGGTTTGGTTGTATTAACCATGGGTATCATGTACCTACTACCTAAGGTCACAACTAAAGTTCCCGCAGCTTTAGCAGCTATTCTTACTGTTTCGGCTATAGCAATTTTTAGTGGGTTAGATGTGAGCACTGTAGGTTCATTTATTCGTGATGGTGGTGGAACAGGTTTAAAAGGGGGACTTCCAAGCTTTCAAACTCAATTATTTACTCTGGTTCCATTTGATTTAACAACAATCAAATTTATTCTACCATATGCTGCAATTATTGCTGCTATCGGATTGATTGAGTCCTTAATGACGCTTAACCTTCTTGATGAGATTACAGAAACGCGTGGAAATGGTAACCGCGAATGTATGGCTCAGGGAGCTGCTAATATCGTAACCGGATTCTTTGGTGGTATGGGTGGATGTGCCATGATTGGTCAGTCACTTATTAATGTAAAATCTGGTGGGCGTGGTCGCTTATCTGGTATTATCGCTGCTTTAACTTTATTAGCATTTATACTTTTTGCTTCTCCGCTTATCGAGCAGGTACCTATTGCTGCTTTGGTTGGTGTGATGTTTATGGTTGTAATCGGAACATTTGCCTGGGCTACCTTTAACGTACTCTTAAAAATACCAAAAGCCGATGCTTTTGTATTGATCTTAGTATCAGGCTTGACCGTTGTCTTCGACCTTGCTATTGCAGTGTTGGTTGGTGTTATTGTTAGTGCACTTGCCTTTTCTTGGGATAATGCTCGTAAAATTCGAGCAAGAAAATCAAATCGAGAAGATGGAACTAAAGTGTATGAAATCTGGGGTCCTTTGTTCTTCGGATCAATCACAACTTTCAATAACAAATTTGACATCGAAAATGATCCAGAATCTGTAGAAATTGATTTCATTGACTCTAGAGTAGCTGATCATTCTGGTATTGAGGCAATTAGTAATTTAGTTGCGAAATATGAGGCGGCTGGAAAAACAATTAAACTGAAGCACCTAAGTGATGACTGTATAACCCTACTACAACGTGCTGACACTCATTTTAATTCAGTTATCTTAAGAGATATTGATGATCCAAGATACTATGTTGTTACCGATAAGGTAAAAATTGAGTAA